A region of Myxococcus stipitatus DSM 14675 DNA encodes the following proteins:
- the mraZ gene encoding division/cell wall cluster transcriptional repressor MraZ produces MFRGVYEHQIDAKGRTSLPAKLRETLVGAYDERLIITTALDRCLHAYPVREWEALEASLARRNPMEPGVKTLMRLYVASAQECPLDRLGRLLIPPSLRSYAGLEKDVVWAGMVKVIELWSREGWAKAQEEARQEATSADVMKVLSELRHA; encoded by the coding sequence GTGTTCCGAGGCGTCTATGAGCACCAGATCGACGCGAAGGGGCGGACGAGCCTCCCGGCGAAGCTCCGGGAAACCCTGGTCGGGGCGTATGACGAGCGGCTCATCATCACGACAGCCCTGGACCGGTGCCTCCACGCCTACCCGGTGCGGGAGTGGGAGGCGCTCGAGGCGTCTCTCGCGCGGCGCAACCCCATGGAGCCCGGGGTGAAGACGCTGATGCGGCTGTACGTGGCGAGCGCCCAGGAGTGCCCGTTGGACAGGCTGGGCCGCCTGCTCATCCCCCCCTCACTTCGAAGCTATGCGGGGTTGGAGAAGGACGTGGTGTGGGCGGGGATGGTGAAGGTCATCGAGCTGTGGAGCCGCGAGGGCTGGGCGAAGGCCCAGGAAGAGGCCCGCCAGGAAGCGACCTCCGCGGACGTGATGAAGGTGCTCTCCGAGCTGCGGCACGCGTAG
- a CDS encoding UDP-N-acetylmuramoyl-tripeptide--D-alanyl-D-alanine ligase gives MAARFSDEEVVQATGATRRGDSGPAGFTAVCTDTRALTQGCLFVALVGERFDAHSFVDAAARGGAAAAVVAKGRTLPVLPEGFVLYEVEDTLRALGALGRHHRQRFRIPICAVGGSNGKTTTKEMVGAILATRGPALKTEGNFNNEIGVPLTLFRLEPQHVAAVIEVGMNQPGEIERLTRVVQPDAGVITVVQPEHLEGLGSLQGVANAEGEMFQEMGAGTTIVVNVDDALIPAQAERSAANRLTFGRAESADVRLVSVETKGLEGMVATVRHLGREWPVRLSFIGPHNAQNATAAFAVALALGYTPEECVRGLEMARPYSRRLNVVAGRGGVTVIDDCYNANPASMDAALETLGTLVTADGRAVAVLGDMLELGPGEMEEHARLGELAGSKAALVAFFGPRSAEGFKRAGLGGSAAHFTEVESLVAWLTPRLLPRDVVLVKASRGMRLERVVAALTGTVAPSGGNH, from the coding sequence ATGGCAGCTCGATTCAGCGACGAAGAGGTGGTGCAGGCGACCGGGGCGACCCGGCGTGGAGATTCGGGGCCGGCCGGCTTCACCGCGGTCTGCACCGATACGCGCGCGCTCACCCAGGGCTGCCTCTTCGTGGCCCTGGTGGGCGAGCGCTTCGATGCACACAGCTTCGTGGACGCGGCGGCCCGGGGTGGCGCCGCGGCCGCGGTGGTGGCGAAGGGCCGTACCCTGCCGGTGCTGCCGGAGGGCTTCGTCCTCTATGAAGTCGAAGACACGCTGAGGGCGTTGGGGGCCCTGGGCCGCCACCACCGTCAGCGCTTCCGCATCCCCATCTGCGCGGTGGGCGGCTCCAACGGGAAGACGACCACCAAGGAGATGGTGGGCGCCATCCTGGCCACGCGAGGGCCGGCGCTGAAGACGGAAGGCAACTTCAACAACGAAATCGGTGTCCCCCTGACGCTGTTCCGGCTGGAGCCCCAGCACGTGGCGGCGGTCATCGAGGTGGGGATGAACCAGCCCGGCGAAATCGAGCGGCTCACCCGGGTGGTCCAGCCGGACGCGGGTGTCATCACCGTGGTCCAGCCGGAGCACCTGGAGGGCCTGGGCAGCCTTCAGGGCGTGGCGAACGCCGAGGGAGAGATGTTCCAGGAGATGGGCGCGGGGACCACCATCGTGGTCAACGTGGATGATGCGCTCATCCCCGCCCAGGCCGAGCGCAGCGCGGCGAACCGGCTGACGTTCGGTCGCGCCGAGAGCGCCGACGTGCGGCTGGTCTCGGTGGAGACGAAGGGGCTCGAGGGCATGGTGGCCACGGTGCGCCACCTGGGCCGCGAGTGGCCGGTGCGCCTGTCCTTCATCGGTCCGCACAACGCGCAGAACGCCACGGCGGCCTTCGCGGTGGCGCTGGCGCTGGGCTACACGCCGGAGGAGTGCGTGCGGGGGCTGGAGATGGCGCGTCCGTACTCGCGGCGCCTCAACGTGGTGGCGGGGCGGGGCGGCGTGACGGTGATTGACGACTGCTACAACGCGAACCCCGCGTCGATGGACGCGGCGCTCGAGACGCTGGGCACGCTGGTGACGGCCGACGGCCGTGCGGTGGCGGTGCTGGGCGACATGCTGGAGTTGGGCCCGGGAGAGATGGAGGAGCACGCGCGGTTGGGCGAGCTCGCCGGGAGCAAGGCGGCGCTGGTGGCCTTCTTCGGGCCCCGCTCCGCCGAGGGATTCAAGCGCGCGGGGCTGGGTGGGTCCGCGGCGCATTTCACGGAGGTGGAGTCGCTGGTGGCGTGGTTGACGCCGCGGCTGCTGCCTCGGGACGTGGTGCTGGTGAAGGCGAGCCGCGGGATGCGGCTGGAGCGCGTGGTGGCCGCCCTGACGGGAACGGTCGCGCCCTCCGGAGGAAACCACTAG
- a CDS encoding penicillin-binding protein, whose product MRDFKATRAPEPNAKGLKLRVQLLFSLFLLLLGVAFGRAVQLQVFEQEKLRGMAQDQYVRQIEIPARRGDIFDRRGAPLAQSVEVDSIWVDPSMLPDVRQSARAMAKVLKMDAEELTARLTRAKRFAWVKRQAKPQEVAAVKGLGLPGLGFTKEPKRFYPQRELGAHVVGTVGLDGKGLEGLELAFEDELSGQNSRMSGFRDAKGRKLLVQGAVDQLQRQGAAVTLTLDRHLQYVAEKSLAKAVEDAKGVAGMVVALDPKTGELLALANYPRFNPNTPESSSRAGMRNRAALDTFEPGSTLKPLVVATALDQKAITPESVFFCENGAWRVGRHTINDHGSHGWLAPRDILRTSSNICMAKMAQVLGREKMVAGYHAFGFAERTGLSLPGEGRGVIPFPKAEVSLATQSFGQGMTATAVQIAAGIGALANDGVLMRPYLVSKVVDPDGVVLLENRPTEVRRAVSTKVAREVVGMLESVVGKGGTATRAFMEEYRVAGKTGTAQKADPVARGYSDKRIGSFVGMVPAEDPRIVILVVVDEPKTDVYGGFVAAPAFKEIATAAMAHLAVPPSRTAAPGGVVAAASSAPAAAKPVAKATEPVRPVLVEADSESPDLGTVRVPDVQGAGGREAVVKLLAAALEPQVQGSGRVVSQTPAAGSLVEKGARVTLELAARQ is encoded by the coding sequence GTGAGGGACTTCAAGGCGACCCGGGCTCCCGAGCCCAACGCGAAGGGCCTGAAGCTGCGGGTGCAGCTGCTGTTCAGCCTCTTCCTGCTCCTTCTGGGGGTCGCCTTCGGCCGCGCGGTACAGCTCCAGGTGTTCGAGCAGGAGAAGCTGCGCGGCATGGCGCAGGACCAGTACGTCCGCCAGATTGAGATTCCAGCCCGCCGCGGCGACATCTTCGACCGGCGTGGCGCGCCGCTGGCCCAGAGCGTGGAGGTGGACTCCATCTGGGTGGACCCGTCCATGCTGCCCGACGTGCGCCAGTCCGCGCGCGCCATGGCCAAGGTGCTGAAGATGGACGCGGAGGAGCTGACCGCGCGTCTGACGCGGGCCAAGCGCTTCGCGTGGGTGAAGCGCCAGGCCAAGCCGCAGGAAGTGGCCGCGGTGAAGGGCCTGGGCCTGCCGGGGCTGGGCTTCACCAAGGAGCCCAAGCGCTTCTATCCGCAGCGCGAGCTGGGCGCACACGTGGTGGGCACCGTGGGCCTGGACGGCAAGGGCCTGGAGGGCCTGGAGCTCGCCTTCGAGGACGAGCTGTCCGGCCAGAACTCCCGCATGTCGGGCTTCCGCGACGCCAAGGGCCGCAAGCTGCTGGTGCAGGGCGCGGTGGATCAGCTCCAGCGCCAGGGCGCGGCCGTCACGCTGACCCTGGACAGGCATCTGCAGTACGTGGCCGAGAAGTCCCTGGCCAAGGCCGTGGAGGACGCCAAGGGCGTCGCCGGCATGGTGGTGGCGTTGGACCCGAAGACGGGCGAGCTGCTGGCGCTGGCCAACTACCCGCGCTTCAACCCCAACACCCCGGAGTCCAGCTCCCGCGCGGGGATGCGCAACCGCGCCGCCCTGGACACCTTCGAGCCGGGTTCCACGCTCAAACCGCTGGTGGTCGCAACCGCGCTGGACCAGAAGGCGATAACGCCAGAGAGCGTCTTCTTCTGCGAGAATGGCGCCTGGCGGGTCGGCCGCCATACCATCAATGACCACGGCTCCCACGGGTGGCTGGCCCCGCGGGACATCCTCCGGACGTCCTCCAATATCTGCATGGCGAAGATGGCGCAGGTGCTGGGACGCGAGAAGATGGTGGCCGGCTATCATGCCTTCGGCTTCGCCGAGCGCACCGGGCTGTCCCTGCCGGGCGAGGGCCGGGGTGTCATCCCCTTCCCGAAGGCGGAGGTCTCCCTGGCCACCCAGTCCTTCGGGCAGGGCATGACGGCCACCGCGGTGCAGATTGCGGCCGGCATTGGTGCGCTGGCCAACGATGGCGTGCTGATGCGTCCCTACCTGGTGTCGAAGGTGGTGGACCCTGACGGAGTCGTGCTGTTGGAGAACCGCCCCACGGAAGTTCGCAGGGCGGTATCCACGAAGGTGGCGCGGGAGGTCGTGGGCATGCTCGAGTCCGTGGTGGGCAAGGGTGGCACCGCGACGCGCGCCTTCATGGAGGAGTACCGGGTGGCAGGCAAGACGGGCACCGCTCAGAAGGCGGACCCGGTGGCGCGTGGCTACTCGGACAAGCGCATCGGTTCCTTTGTCGGCATGGTGCCGGCCGAGGATCCTCGCATCGTCATTCTCGTGGTGGTGGACGAACCCAAGACAGACGTGTACGGGGGGTTCGTGGCTGCCCCTGCTTTCAAGGAAATTGCGACCGCCGCCATGGCTCACCTGGCCGTGCCTCCGTCTCGGACGGCGGCACCTGGGGGAGTCGTGGCCGCCGCATCCTCCGCGCCTGCCGCGGCGAAGCCGGTGGCCAAGGCCACCGAGCCCGTCCGGCCGGTGTTGGTGGAGGCGGATTCGGAGAGCCCTGACCTCGGCACGGTGCGTGTGCCGGACGTCCAGGGCGCCGGTGGCCGTGAGGCCGTGGTGAAGCTGCTCGCCGCGGCATTGGAGCCACAGGTACAGGGAAGTGGTCGTGTGGTGTCTCAAACCCCCGCCGCCGGCTCGCTGGTGGAGAAGGGGGCCCGGGTGACGCTGGAGCTGGCGGCGCGGCAATAA
- a CDS encoding PilZ domain-containing protein — MNKSVRLKVAYKSPQSLVGEYTRSVGQGGVTLRTRRSLPLGTRFTFELYLGGVPRPVEVLGEVVAVEPPREEPGYLLTVRYGAGEDRSPLDAVLQRIFSAQETEGLRRFPRLPLTLRAAEATPLSPAFLVRDISRGGVGLEVMAPALPRHVRVGTPFLLEMDLMGGELVLHGEVVWTSSIPRKDAATVTPGFGATFGRLRAPMQQRLDALLALESLPPAPWKARVSFGMDAVTRMP; from the coding sequence GTGAACAAGAGCGTGCGACTGAAGGTGGCCTACAAGAGCCCGCAGTCCCTGGTGGGGGAGTACACGCGCAGCGTGGGTCAAGGAGGCGTCACCCTGCGGACGCGCCGGAGCCTGCCGCTGGGCACTCGATTCACCTTCGAGCTGTATCTCGGAGGTGTCCCCCGACCGGTGGAGGTCCTGGGTGAGGTGGTGGCGGTGGAGCCGCCTCGCGAGGAGCCGGGCTACCTGCTCACGGTGCGCTACGGCGCGGGCGAGGACCGCTCGCCCCTGGACGCGGTGCTCCAGCGCATCTTCTCCGCGCAAGAAACAGAAGGACTGCGGCGCTTTCCCCGGCTGCCGCTGACCCTGCGCGCGGCGGAGGCCACGCCGCTGTCGCCGGCCTTCCTGGTCCGGGACATCTCCCGGGGAGGCGTGGGCCTGGAGGTCATGGCGCCCGCCCTGCCCCGCCACGTGCGCGTGGGGACGCCCTTCCTCCTGGAGATGGACTTGATGGGGGGCGAGCTCGTCCTGCACGGCGAGGTGGTGTGGACCTCGTCGATTCCTCGCAAGGACGCCGCCACGGTGACGCCGGGCTTCGGCGCGACGTTCGGAAGGCTGCGCGCGCCCATGCAGCAGAGGCTGGACGCGCTGCTCGCCCTGGAGTCGCTGCCCCCCGCGCCCTGGAAGGCGCGGGTGAGCTTCGGCATGGACGCGGTGACGCGGATGCCGTGA
- the ftsL gene encoding cell division protein FtsL yields MSKASSQRGSVSVAGVLMHLLPAVLLFALFAAVGILHVTSRVMVVDMGYRLSRAEAESRSLTRENDRLKLELATLKAPGRLERVAREQLGMAMPAGSAVVSLSADKPARGSASASAPAPSQDKPGVRVAGRGGAGR; encoded by the coding sequence ATGAGCAAGGCGTCGTCCCAGCGTGGCTCCGTGTCGGTGGCGGGCGTGCTGATGCACCTGTTGCCGGCCGTCCTCCTGTTCGCCCTCTTCGCCGCGGTGGGCATCCTCCACGTCACCAGCCGGGTGATGGTGGTGGACATGGGCTACCGCCTGTCTCGCGCGGAGGCGGAGAGCCGCTCGCTCACGCGGGAGAATGATCGCCTCAAGCTGGAGCTGGCCACGCTCAAGGCCCCGGGCCGTCTGGAGCGCGTGGCCCGCGAGCAGCTGGGCATGGCCATGCCCGCCGGAAGCGCGGTGGTGTCGCTGAGCGCGGACAAGCCCGCGCGGGGCAGCGCATCCGCTTCGGCCCCCGCCCCGTCCCAGGACAAGCCCGGCGTTCGGGTGGCGGGACGCGGAGGCGCCGGGCGGTGA
- a CDS encoding phosphatase domain-containing protein gives MLGRPEGVSLHGRVLKEAPAESSTALSRNLRRLAAPNWVGAQVTVRFQDVTAVVTSRDDGGFEVNLIPPEGQRFKAGASEAHASVEGASTTARVEVLPESTPLLVVSDFDDTLALTHVTKPTKLVQAALLKDSDSQQVVLGMAGFYGCLRGASASAFALVSGSPIQYLPRVQGFLERHAFPSGFGVYLRDLGPGSLSGYKQPTIRRLLMQFSLPVVLVGDSGEKDPEVYAQIREEFPGRVKAIYIRDAGRSSDAKRFAGMVLFKDAKEAADHAVGLGLADAACVAKAFAAPPASAGTTTP, from the coding sequence GTGCTCGGGAGACCGGAGGGCGTCAGCCTGCATGGCCGCGTGTTGAAGGAAGCCCCCGCGGAGAGCAGCACCGCGCTGTCGAGGAACCTGCGGCGCCTGGCTGCTCCCAACTGGGTGGGGGCCCAAGTAACGGTGCGCTTCCAGGACGTCACCGCGGTCGTCACGAGCCGCGACGATGGCGGCTTCGAGGTGAACCTGATTCCACCCGAAGGCCAGCGCTTCAAGGCGGGCGCCTCGGAAGCACACGCGTCCGTGGAGGGGGCCAGCACCACGGCCCGAGTGGAGGTGTTGCCGGAGTCGACGCCGCTGCTCGTGGTCTCCGACTTCGACGACACGCTCGCGCTGACGCACGTGACGAAGCCGACGAAGCTGGTGCAGGCCGCGCTGCTCAAGGACTCCGACTCGCAGCAGGTGGTGTTGGGGATGGCGGGGTTCTACGGCTGCCTGCGAGGTGCGTCCGCGTCCGCGTTCGCGCTGGTGAGTGGCTCCCCCATCCAGTACCTGCCGCGCGTGCAGGGCTTCCTGGAGCGCCATGCCTTCCCGTCAGGCTTCGGTGTGTATCTGCGAGACCTGGGCCCTGGGTCGCTGTCCGGTTACAAGCAGCCCACCATCCGCCGACTGCTGATGCAGTTCTCGCTGCCCGTGGTGTTGGTGGGGGACTCGGGAGAGAAGGACCCCGAGGTGTACGCGCAGATTCGCGAGGAGTTCCCGGGGCGCGTGAAGGCCATCTACATCCGCGACGCGGGACGCTCGTCGGATGCGAAGCGCTTCGCGGGCATGGTGCTGTTCAAGGACGCGAAGGAGGCGGCGGACCACGCGGTGGGGCTCGGGTTGGCGGATGCGGCGTGTGTGGCGAAAGCCTTCGCGGCCCCCCCGGCCAGCGCGGGGACGACGACTCCGTGA
- a CDS encoding UDP-N-acetylmuramoyl-L-alanyl-D-glutamate--2,6-diaminopimelate ligase yields MKLTDVLAGCGAEQTSGGRSAVDVTGVTQDSRRVKPGDLFIAIPGTKEDGAQFIGEAVSRGAVAVVSEKPVPSSQVPFFKVGSARKALALIAANFHGRPADKLTLLGVTGTNGKTTTTYLLEAMSSAAYVSTGVIGTLGYKFGGKTVSTANTTPDALELHRIFREMVDAGVETVVMEVSSHALAQERVHGLTFKSAGFSNLSRDHLDYHKDMEDYFQAKRKLFAENLSSSGVAVVNGDDTYASRIYNELRGQKRMAWKFSRLGNGEISAADVTFSLSGITGTLKTPSGDIALKSKLLGPHNLENILLAVGVGIGAGFSRSDVKVGIERMTPVEGRMERVENYGPSGAPAVLVDYAHTDDALKRALEAARALAKGRVIVVFGCGGDRDKGKRPLMGAVAAEAADLAVITSDNPRTEDPDEIIGQVTPGLEKSGLRRISAAKAKSGEKGYLVDADRRAAIEQAISLATADDVVLIAGKGHETYQQVGQEKHTFDDRQAAAKALANRTPG; encoded by the coding sequence ATGAAGCTGACGGATGTCCTCGCAGGGTGTGGTGCCGAGCAGACCTCGGGCGGTCGTTCCGCGGTCGACGTCACCGGTGTGACCCAGGACTCGCGGCGTGTGAAGCCTGGCGACTTGTTTATCGCCATTCCCGGCACCAAGGAGGATGGTGCCCAGTTCATCGGCGAGGCCGTGTCACGGGGTGCCGTGGCGGTGGTCTCCGAGAAGCCGGTGCCTTCCTCGCAGGTGCCCTTCTTCAAGGTGGGCAGCGCGCGCAAGGCGCTGGCGCTCATCGCCGCGAACTTCCATGGACGCCCGGCCGACAAGCTGACGCTCCTGGGCGTCACGGGCACCAACGGGAAGACGACCACGACGTATCTCCTGGAGGCGATGAGCTCGGCGGCCTATGTGTCCACCGGCGTCATCGGCACGCTGGGCTACAAGTTCGGTGGCAAGACGGTGTCCACCGCCAACACCACCCCGGATGCGCTGGAGCTGCACCGCATCTTCCGGGAGATGGTGGACGCGGGCGTGGAGACGGTGGTGATGGAGGTCTCCAGCCACGCGCTCGCGCAGGAGCGCGTGCACGGGCTGACCTTCAAGTCCGCGGGCTTCAGCAACCTGAGCCGCGACCACCTGGACTACCACAAGGACATGGAAGACTACTTCCAGGCGAAGCGGAAGCTCTTCGCCGAGAACCTGTCCTCCTCGGGCGTCGCGGTGGTGAACGGCGACGACACGTACGCCAGCCGCATCTACAACGAGCTGCGTGGCCAGAAGCGCATGGCGTGGAAGTTCAGCCGCCTGGGCAATGGTGAGATCTCCGCCGCGGACGTCACCTTCTCGCTGTCCGGAATCACGGGCACGCTGAAGACGCCCTCGGGAGACATCGCGCTGAAGAGCAAGCTGCTCGGTCCCCACAACCTGGAGAACATCCTCCTGGCGGTGGGTGTCGGCATCGGCGCGGGCTTCTCGCGCAGCGACGTGAAGGTCGGCATCGAGCGGATGACGCCGGTGGAAGGCCGCATGGAGCGCGTGGAGAACTACGGTCCGAGCGGGGCGCCGGCGGTGCTGGTGGACTACGCCCACACGGACGACGCGCTCAAGCGTGCGCTGGAGGCCGCGCGTGCGCTGGCCAAGGGCCGCGTCATCGTGGTCTTCGGCTGCGGTGGAGACCGGGACAAGGGCAAGCGTCCGCTGATGGGCGCGGTGGCCGCGGAGGCCGCGGACCTGGCCGTCATCACCAGCGACAACCCCCGCACCGAGGACCCGGATGAGATCATCGGTCAGGTGACGCCGGGCCTGGAGAAGAGCGGCCTGCGCCGCATCTCCGCGGCCAAGGCGAAGTCTGGCGAGAAGGGCTACCTGGTGGACGCGGACCGACGCGCGGCCATCGAGCAGGCCATCAGCCTGGCGACGGCGGACGATGTCGTCCTCATCGCGGGCAAGGGCCACGAGACCTACCAGCAGGTGGGCCAGGAGAAGCACACCTTCGATGACCGCCAGGCGGCGGCGAAGGCGTTGGCGAACCGCACTCCCGGCTGA
- the rsmH gene encoding 16S rRNA (cytosine(1402)-N(4))-methyltransferase RsmH, translating into MGASDFQHHTVLLREAVELLRPGAGKVIIDGTLGGGGHTEALLAQGASVVGVDRDPVALAAATSRLGPNPRFQGREGNFADLPRVASDLMPVDGVLVDLGVSSPQLDVAERGFSFSKDGPLDMRMGADGLTAAELIASTDEQELVRILKEYGEEPFARPIARELKRALPTRTLEAAEVVKRAVPRKAWPTRIHVATRTFQALRMAVNQELEALDALLSSLPSLLKVGGRAAVISFHSLEDRKVKEAFRALEGRCTCPPGLPICACGYVGNFTVVTKKAVAASEQEVEVNPRSRSAHLRVVEKVR; encoded by the coding sequence GTGGGGGCCTCGGACTTCCAGCACCACACCGTCTTGCTGCGTGAAGCGGTCGAGTTGCTTCGGCCAGGAGCGGGGAAGGTGATCATCGACGGCACACTGGGTGGTGGTGGCCACACGGAGGCGCTCCTGGCTCAAGGGGCGTCCGTGGTGGGCGTCGACCGCGACCCGGTGGCGCTCGCGGCGGCCACCTCCCGCCTGGGGCCCAACCCCCGCTTCCAGGGGCGCGAGGGCAACTTCGCGGACCTGCCGCGGGTGGCCTCGGACCTGATGCCCGTGGATGGCGTGCTGGTGGACCTGGGCGTGTCCTCGCCCCAGCTCGACGTCGCCGAGCGCGGCTTCTCCTTCTCCAAGGACGGCCCGCTGGACATGCGGATGGGCGCGGATGGCCTCACGGCAGCGGAGCTCATCGCCTCCACCGACGAGCAGGAGCTCGTGCGCATCCTGAAGGAATACGGTGAAGAGCCCTTCGCGCGGCCCATCGCCCGCGAGCTCAAGCGCGCGCTGCCCACGCGCACGCTGGAGGCGGCGGAGGTCGTCAAGCGCGCGGTGCCTCGCAAGGCGTGGCCCACGCGCATCCATGTCGCCACCCGGACGTTCCAGGCGCTGCGCATGGCGGTCAACCAGGAGCTGGAGGCGCTGGACGCGCTGCTGTCCTCGCTGCCCTCGCTGCTCAAGGTGGGAGGCCGCGCGGCGGTCATCTCCTTCCACTCGCTGGAGGACCGCAAGGTGAAGGAGGCGTTCCGGGCGCTGGAGGGCCGCTGCACGTGTCCGCCGGGCCTGCCCATCTGCGCCTGTGGCTACGTGGGGAACTTCACCGTCGTGACGAAGAAGGCCGTGGCCGCCTCGGAGCAAGAGGTGGAGGTCAATCCCCGCTCTCGGAGCGCGCACCTGCGCGTGGTGGAGAAAGTGCGATGA
- a CDS encoding STAS domain-containing protein: MNQVLEVRRRATSAVVGAERVETLMLEGELDEQDLVKLCDELTQRMHRGMRQVVLDLSEVGHLNYRGVKPLMSRAEALRRAGGDLKLSGLSPYLAAIFRAAGAHDAFEIYPHMNDARAAFALARAPFV; this comes from the coding sequence ATGAATCAGGTTCTGGAGGTACGGCGGAGGGCGACCAGCGCGGTGGTGGGCGCGGAGCGTGTGGAGACGCTCATGCTGGAGGGCGAGCTCGACGAGCAGGACCTGGTGAAGCTGTGCGACGAACTCACCCAGCGCATGCACCGCGGGATGCGTCAGGTGGTGTTGGACCTGTCCGAGGTGGGGCACCTCAACTACCGGGGCGTCAAGCCGCTGATGTCCCGGGCGGAGGCGCTGCGCCGCGCGGGAGGCGACCTCAAGCTGTCCGGTCTGTCTCCGTACCTGGCCGCCATCTTCCGGGCCGCCGGCGCGCACGACGCGTTTGAAATCTACCCGCACATGAACGATGCACGCGCCGCCTTCGCGCTCGCGCGGGCTCCCTTCGTCTGA
- a CDS encoding acyl-CoA dehydrogenase family protein: MSTANTPAASKDVPPGGAFLFQEVGASPIVTPETFSEEQRMFFRTALQFSHEQMLPQADKIEHKDNVLLRELLRQAGELGLLSVDIPEAYGGTGLDKTTSLLLAEAMGLNGSWSVTFGAHVGIGTLPIVWFGNAAQKAKYLPKLATSEWVAAYALTEQGSGSDALGAKTKAVLSPDGKHWILNGSKLFITNAAFADVFVVFAKVDGDKFTGFIVEKDTPGFTVGPEEHKMGIRGSSTCPLYFEDARVPVENLLGEVGKGHKIAFNILNYGRLKLGAGVLGGMKLQLAEALRFAQERKQFGTPISRFPLSREKLARMTALIHALESMTYRTSGLVDARLAARDKSAPDFESHLLAAVEEYAIESSIMKVYGSEALWQLVDDAVQLHGGAGYIEEYPVERAYRDARINRIFEGTNEINRMLITGMLLKRAVKGDLPLFAMAGNVAEEMARGEKPQARTQDELAPQEVAAEAAKRLALHGLSLAAQTFGPELEKHQDVLAALTDVVMDAFALDSMVARARQAATDGKLDPVRVALIRTIAFDSTSRIQDRMRRALCSTLKGDALAKELGRLGTLDTFTPYDPAEVRETVMAAVESAGGYPFAA; this comes from the coding sequence ATGTCCACGGCCAATACGCCGGCTGCGTCGAAGGATGTTCCCCCGGGCGGTGCCTTCCTCTTCCAGGAGGTCGGCGCGTCCCCCATCGTCACGCCCGAGACCTTCTCGGAAGAGCAGCGCATGTTCTTCCGGACGGCACTTCAGTTCAGTCACGAGCAGATGCTCCCGCAGGCCGACAAAATCGAGCACAAGGACAACGTCCTGCTGCGTGAGTTGCTGCGTCAGGCGGGGGAGCTGGGCCTGCTGAGCGTGGACATCCCGGAGGCCTACGGCGGCACGGGCTTGGACAAGACGACGTCGCTGCTGCTCGCGGAGGCCATGGGCCTCAACGGCTCCTGGTCCGTCACCTTCGGCGCGCACGTGGGCATCGGCACGCTGCCCATCGTCTGGTTCGGCAACGCGGCCCAGAAGGCGAAGTACCTGCCGAAGCTCGCCACCAGCGAGTGGGTGGCCGCGTACGCGCTCACCGAGCAGGGCAGCGGCAGCGACGCGCTGGGCGCGAAGACGAAGGCGGTGCTGTCGCCGGACGGCAAGCACTGGATCCTCAACGGCTCCAAGCTCTTCATCACCAACGCGGCCTTCGCGGACGTGTTCGTCGTCTTCGCCAAGGTGGACGGCGACAAGTTCACCGGCTTCATCGTGGAGAAGGACACGCCGGGCTTCACCGTGGGGCCCGAGGAGCACAAGATGGGCATCCGGGGCTCGTCCACGTGTCCGCTCTACTTCGAGGACGCGCGCGTCCCCGTGGAGAACCTGCTGGGCGAGGTGGGCAAGGGCCACAAGATTGCCTTCAACATCCTCAACTACGGCCGCTTGAAGCTGGGCGCGGGTGTGCTCGGGGGTATGAAGCTCCAGCTCGCCGAAGCGCTGCGCTTCGCCCAGGAGCGCAAGCAGTTCGGCACGCCCATCTCCCGCTTCCCGCTCTCGCGCGAGAAGCTGGCGCGGATGACGGCGCTCATCCACGCGCTGGAGAGCATGACGTACCGCACGTCGGGCCTGGTCGACGCGCGCCTCGCCGCCCGCGACAAGTCCGCGCCCGACTTCGAGTCCCATCTGCTGGCCGCGGTGGAGGAGTACGCCATCGAGTCCTCCATCATGAAGGTCTACGGCTCGGAGGCCCTGTGGCAGCTCGTGGACGACGCGGTGCAGCTGCACGGCGGCGCGGGCTACATCGAGGAGTACCCCGTCGAGCGCGCCTACCGCGACGCGCGCATCAACCGCATCTTCGAGGGCACCAACGAAATCAACCGCATGCTCATCACCGGCATGCTCCTCAAGCGCGCGGTGAAGGGGGACCTGCCGCTGTTCGCCATGGCGGGCAACGTGGCGGAGGAGATGGCGCGCGGTGAGAAGCCCCAGGCCCGGACCCAGGACGAACTGGCGCCGCAGGAGGTGGCCGCCGAGGCCGCCAAGCGCCTGGCGCTCCACGGCCTGAGCCTGGCCGCGCAGACCTTCGGCCCGGAGCTGGAGAAGCACCAGGACGTGCTCGCGGCCCTCACCGACGTGGTGATGGATGCGTTCGCGCTCGACTCCATGGTGGCTCGCGCGCGGCAGGCCGCCACCGACGGGAAGCTGGACCCGGTGCGCGTGGCGCTGATTCGCACCATCGCCTTCGACAGCACCTCCCGCATCCAGGACCGCATGCGCCGCGCCTTGTGCTCCACCCTCAAGGGGGACGCGCTGGCGAAGGAGCTGGGACGGCTGGGGACGCTCGACACCTTCACGCCGTATGACCCGGCGGAGGTCCGGGAGACGGTGATGGCCGCCGTCGAGTCCGCGGGCGGCTACCCCTTCGCGGCGTAG